A window of Bacteroidetes Order II. bacterium contains these coding sequences:
- a CDS encoding aspartate aminotransferase family protein has protein sequence MPTIQLKTAIPGPMSRAILERRAAAFPNGLAKSTEVVVAKAHGAIVEDVDGNILIDFAGGIGMQNAGHCPPSVVQAIQKQAEQYIHPGLLVTTFEPAIELAEMLNKLAPMKGPNKTLLSSSGAEALEYAVNIAKYYTKRQGIIVFEGAYHGRTLLTMSLTSKYNLFKRGYGAMVGDIYRMYAPNPYRRPAELSEDRYIDWAIRRFEDALVSHVDPSAVAAILIEPVQGEAGFVPVQPRFMQYLREVADKHGIVLIADEVQAGSGRTGKLFSIEHTGVEPDIVTVAKSVGAGMPLSAVIGKAEIMDAPHLGAVGGTYSGAPLAAVAGIETLKILTSEAFVAHGNRVAEVMEEVLSSWVKRFPLVGAARGLGAMRLVEFVKDRETKAPDPDLTLEIIKDASAQGLILIRAGLFSNGIRFLPPMVISEEDLREGFAILEGAIERAHKKRGISIESVV, from the coding sequence ATGCCAACAATTCAACTTAAAACAGCGATTCCCGGACCCATGAGCCGTGCAATTTTAGAAAGACGTGCGGCTGCTTTCCCAAACGGCTTGGCCAAATCTACCGAAGTGGTGGTGGCAAAGGCGCATGGCGCCATTGTAGAAGACGTGGATGGTAACATCTTAATAGACTTTGCAGGGGGGATTGGAATGCAAAATGCGGGCCATTGCCCGCCTTCGGTGGTACAGGCCATTCAGAAACAGGCCGAGCAATACATTCATCCAGGGCTTTTGGTCACCACGTTTGAACCGGCCATAGAACTGGCGGAGATGTTGAATAAACTTGCTCCGATGAAAGGTCCCAATAAAACCCTTTTGTCCTCCTCGGGAGCCGAAGCATTGGAGTATGCGGTTAACATTGCAAAATATTATACAAAACGTCAAGGCATCATCGTATTTGAAGGTGCCTATCATGGCCGAACCTTGCTGACGATGAGTCTAACAAGCAAGTATAACCTCTTTAAACGTGGATACGGTGCGATGGTGGGTGATATTTACCGGATGTACGCCCCCAATCCATATCGTCGGCCAGCCGAACTTTCCGAAGACCGATACATAGATTGGGCCATCCGGCGCTTCGAGGATGCTCTTGTCTCGCATGTGGACCCCTCGGCGGTAGCAGCAATTTTGATTGAACCTGTGCAGGGGGAAGCTGGCTTTGTTCCGGTACAGCCACGGTTTATGCAGTACTTGCGTGAAGTAGCGGATAAACATGGGATTGTGTTGATTGCCGATGAAGTCCAGGCTGGGTCTGGCAGGACGGGTAAACTGTTTTCTATTGAACATACGGGCGTTGAACCCGATATTGTCACCGTCGCAAAATCGGTAGGGGCGGGAATGCCCCTTTCTGCCGTTATTGGAAAGGCGGAAATCATGGATGCACCCCATCTGGGAGCAGTAGGTGGGACGTACTCTGGCGCACCGCTTGCGGCGGTTGCAGGCATCGAAACGCTTAAAATCTTGACCAGTGAGGCTTTTGTTGCGCACGGAAACCGTGTTGCCGAGGTCATGGAAGAAGTGCTCTCTTCTTGGGTGAAGCGTTTCCCGCTGGTAGGCGCGGCACGTGGCTTGGGCGCGATGCGTTTGGTCGAGTTTGTGAAAGACCGCGAAACCAAAGCACCAGACCCCGATCTGACGCTGGAAATCATCAAGGATGCTTCTGCCCAAGGGCTGATCCTCATTCGGGCGGGCTTGTTCTCCAATGGCATTCGTTTCTTACCACCTATGGTAATTTCGGAAGAAGACCTGCGCGAAGGCTTTGCGATCCTCGAAGGTGCTATCGAACGGGCGCATAAAAAGCGTGGTATCTCAATTGAAAGTGTTGTCTGA
- a CDS encoding GNAT family N-acetyltransferase yields the protein MIYATLPSGLVVREARPEDAADMEAVQRACYPTLSEVEIITAAHFTNHIRLFPEGQVVIEDNGQVIASASAIRYHYANEHHTFLEISDNLWFGTHEPNGEWLYGMDMGVAPDYRGQGLARQMYNARHQVCLRLGLKGQIIVGMLSGYQTYNSQYDDQYTIEQYYEKVKNGEVFDPTVSVQERNGFTITSLITEYLDDPCCGNAGAFLRRSV from the coding sequence ATGATTTATGCAACATTGCCTTCGGGGCTGGTGGTTCGTGAAGCCCGGCCTGAAGATGCGGCAGATATGGAGGCGGTCCAGCGTGCCTGCTACCCCACCCTCTCGGAGGTGGAAATCATTACGGCGGCCCATTTTACGAACCATATTCGCCTTTTTCCAGAAGGGCAAGTGGTGATCGAGGACAACGGGCAGGTCATTGCCTCGGCCTCGGCCATTCGGTATCATTATGCCAACGAACACCATACCTTCTTAGAAATCTCGGACAACCTCTGGTTCGGTACACACGAACCAAATGGCGAATGGCTATACGGGATGGATATGGGCGTCGCGCCAGATTATCGTGGGCAAGGATTGGCGAGGCAAATGTATAATGCACGTCATCAGGTCTGTCTTAGACTCGGCCTAAAAGGCCAAATTATCGTAGGGATGCTGAGTGGGTACCAAACCTATAATTCGCAATATGACGACCAATACACGATCGAACAATATTACGAAAAGGTAAAAAATGGCGAAGTTTTTGATCCAACGGTCTCGGTTCAGGAACGAAATGGTTTTACCATCACCAGTCTGATTACCGAATACCTAGATGACCCCTGTTGCGGAAATGCAGGTGCGTTTCTCAGAAGGTCGGTCTAA
- a CDS encoding NAD-dependent succinate-semialdehyde dehydrogenase, whose product MFKQYIGGQWCDAVGGGEWSVINPADESVILQIPFGGAADARAALAAAEAAFGGWKAMNPYERAGILKRAAEIMRERAYEYGEKTVLESGKPLMEAAGEWIVAGNLFEWFAEEGKRSYGQIIPAARNGKRQHVIYQPIGVVGIITAWNFPAYNTARVWAAALAAGCTFVAKPSEFTPMTAHLMTAALEEAGLPAGCANLVIGDAPAIGEVFLDSPACRKIHFVGSTRVGRLLMDGASRTHTKLSLELGGNAPVLVFPDVDVEKMAPSAVSAKFRNCGQVCISPQRFLVHEAIYDRFVEIATTQTVALKWGNGLAVSSNVGPLINERQRVHVDDLVKRSIAHGARLMCGGRIPELPEKGYFYQPTVLADVTPDNPIFNEELFGPVMPITPFRTTEQAIALANQTEYGLSAYIWTQNLSNAMQVAEAIEFGIVGVNEWAPQSVEAPFGGWKASGIGAECGQDGLHEYLEQKLISYGL is encoded by the coding sequence ATGTTTAAACAATATATCGGCGGCCAATGGTGCGATGCCGTAGGTGGCGGGGAATGGTCGGTGATCAATCCGGCGGATGAATCCGTCATCTTGCAAATTCCATTTGGCGGGGCGGCAGATGCCCGGGCTGCTTTGGCGGCTGCGGAGGCTGCTTTTGGCGGCTGGAAGGCGATGAACCCGTATGAACGGGCAGGTATTTTGAAACGAGCCGCAGAAATAATGCGGGAGCGGGCCTATGAGTATGGGGAAAAAACGGTACTGGAGTCAGGCAAGCCGTTGATGGAAGCTGCAGGCGAATGGATTGTTGCCGGAAATTTATTTGAATGGTTTGCCGAGGAAGGGAAACGTTCTTATGGCCAGATTATTCCCGCAGCACGGAATGGCAAGCGCCAACATGTCATTTATCAACCAATTGGCGTGGTGGGGATTATTACGGCGTGGAACTTTCCGGCCTATAATACAGCACGGGTATGGGCGGCGGCATTGGCGGCAGGATGTACTTTTGTGGCCAAACCGTCTGAATTTACCCCTATGACGGCGCATCTGATGACGGCGGCTTTGGAAGAAGCGGGCTTGCCTGCGGGCTGTGCCAATTTGGTGATCGGAGATGCGCCTGCCATCGGAGAGGTGTTTCTGGATAGCCCCGCTTGCCGGAAAATCCACTTTGTAGGTAGTACCCGTGTGGGCCGTTTGCTGATGGATGGTGCTTCTCGGACGCATACCAAACTCTCGTTGGAATTGGGCGGCAATGCCCCCGTCCTTGTGTTTCCGGATGTGGATGTAGAGAAAATGGCGCCCTCTGCGGTCTCGGCCAAGTTCCGAAATTGTGGCCAGGTCTGTATCTCGCCACAACGCTTTTTGGTACACGAGGCGATTTATGACCGTTTCGTGGAAATTGCGACCACACAGACGGTGGCCCTAAAATGGGGGAACGGCTTGGCGGTTAGTAGCAATGTAGGGCCTTTGATCAATGAACGTCAGCGCGTGCATGTGGACGACTTGGTGAAGCGCTCCATTGCGCATGGTGCCCGCTTGATGTGTGGCGGAAGAATTCCGGAACTACCTGAAAAAGGCTACTTTTATCAGCCTACGGTGTTGGCAGATGTGACGCCCGATAATCCCATCTTTAATGAAGAACTTTTTGGGCCAGTGATGCCCATTACCCCATTCCGTACAACCGAACAAGCCATTGCCCTTGCCAATCAAACAGAATATGGCCTTTCGGCCTATATCTGGACGCAAAACCTGAGCAATGCCATGCAGGTGGCCGAGGCCATTGAATTTGGCATTGTGGGGGTAAACGAATGGGCGCCCCAATCAGTTGAAGCGCCTTTTGGTGGTTGGAAGGCCAGTGGCATTGGTGCGGAATGTGGCCAAGACGGACTCCACGAATACCTTGAACAAAAACTAATTTCCTACGGCTTATGA
- a CDS encoding agmatine deiminase family protein gives MRTLVLTLFISFFLSACQKPASTSEPHQTVNTDWRMPGEFESQDAVWMALNNVQHLADENNEDVIAQIIRSIIETTSVKLIVKNDSALNVIKPKLPAEAFTSGKIKVIKMDYQEFWVRDMGPSYLVNGKGGKKMVDLNFNTWGYIPDTTDVLADLDETVDERIAKMEGLALASTGMISEGGNHEFNGKGVMLAVAQSDQSRNPNLTLDQMAAIYKQKYHLKKVIWLKKGVLEDEHTFNGPIDGPNGQKVYTVVTTNGHIDEHVRFIDAQTIAVAEVDPSDMDDPIAVENKKRIDENLEILRNATDQDEKPFKIVRMPMPRSIIRMQKPGDGTYDYIATMEYKKTGIPFPVGRPVATVAAASYLNFLITNGLIIAQKFYRPGMDPVLKQRDEQSKKQLESLFPDRKVIQIDATAINFGGGGIHCITKQEPSSK, from the coding sequence ATGCGTACCCTCGTGCTCACTTTGTTTATAAGTTTTTTTCTTTCCGCTTGCCAGAAGCCCGCTTCCACGTCCGAACCCCACCAGACAGTTAACACTGATTGGAGAATGCCCGGTGAATTTGAGTCCCAAGATGCTGTGTGGATGGCTTTAAACAACGTGCAACACCTTGCAGATGAGAACAACGAGGATGTAATAGCCCAAATTATCCGTTCCATTATTGAAACCACCTCTGTAAAATTGATTGTCAAAAACGACTCGGCCCTCAATGTTATCAAACCCAAGTTACCCGCAGAAGCCTTCACCAGTGGCAAGATTAAGGTCATCAAAATGGACTATCAGGAATTTTGGGTGCGCGACATGGGCCCCTCCTATTTAGTGAATGGTAAAGGAGGAAAAAAAATGGTGGATCTCAACTTTAACACCTGGGGCTATATCCCTGACACAACCGATGTGCTGGCAGATTTAGACGAAACCGTGGATGAACGAATTGCCAAAATGGAAGGATTAGCGTTGGCTTCCACAGGGATGATTTCGGAAGGCGGGAACCATGAATTTAATGGCAAAGGGGTGATGCTTGCGGTTGCACAATCCGACCAAAGCCGTAATCCGAACCTCACCTTAGACCAAATGGCTGCGATCTATAAACAAAAATACCACCTCAAAAAAGTGATCTGGTTAAAAAAAGGCGTGCTGGAAGACGAACATACCTTCAATGGCCCCATAGACGGCCCCAACGGCCAAAAAGTATATACTGTGGTCACCACCAATGGCCACATTGATGAGCATGTCCGGTTTATTGACGCCCAAACCATTGCCGTTGCCGAAGTGGATCCGAGCGATATGGACGACCCAATTGCCGTAGAGAATAAAAAACGTATAGACGAAAACCTCGAAATCCTGCGGAACGCAACGGATCAGGATGAAAAACCCTTCAAAATTGTACGTATGCCTATGCCTCGCTCTATCATCCGGATGCAAAAGCCCGGAGATGGAACCTACGACTATATCGCAACCATGGAATACAAAAAAACGGGCATCCCTTTTCCCGTTGGCAGACCCGTAGCCACCGTTGCTGCTGCCAGTTACCTGAATTTTCTGATTACGAATGGCCTCATCATCGCCCAAAAATTTTATCGTCCTGGTATGGATCCTGTGTTAAAACAGCGCGATGAACAATCCAAAAAGCAATTGGAGAGCCTTTTCCCCGACCGTAAAGTGATTCAGATAGATGCAACTGCCATCAACTTTGGCGGTGGTGGCATCCACTGTATCACCAAACAGGAACCATCGTCTAAATAA
- a CDS encoding carbon-nitrogen hydrolase: MNDLSSVKIALLQLSCGPDVTANEAKTIEKIQEAATHGAQIICLQELYNAVYFPQRVEVSGYRYAQPLPNPTTQSLSALAAELGVVIIVPIYEEALPGVYFNTVVVFDADGRDLGKYRKTHIPDGPQYLEKYYFTPGNLGYPVFQTMFGCIAVGICWDEWFPEVARIFALQGAGIIFYPSAIGSEPDRPDYSSDAAWQTVIRSHGITNGVFIAAVNRVGTEDEMTFYGKSFVSDPFGDLLAQAGSDETILYADCALQKIREARELLHFLRDRRVDTYQPLLNKLMI; this comes from the coding sequence ATGAACGACCTAAGTTCCGTAAAAATCGCTCTTTTGCAGTTATCTTGTGGCCCCGATGTTACCGCCAACGAAGCCAAAACCATCGAAAAAATCCAAGAGGCCGCTACGCATGGCGCACAAATCATCTGCTTGCAAGAGTTGTACAATGCGGTATATTTCCCACAACGGGTGGAAGTAAGTGGGTATCGGTATGCACAACCCTTGCCCAATCCAACAACCCAGTCCCTTTCGGCACTGGCTGCGGAGTTGGGTGTGGTGATCATCGTACCAATCTATGAAGAAGCCCTGCCCGGTGTGTATTTTAATACGGTCGTGGTCTTCGATGCTGATGGCCGCGATCTGGGCAAATACCGCAAAACCCACATTCCAGACGGCCCGCAATATCTCGAAAAGTACTACTTTACGCCCGGAAACCTTGGCTATCCGGTCTTTCAGACCATGTTTGGGTGTATTGCCGTAGGGATTTGCTGGGACGAGTGGTTCCCGGAAGTAGCGCGGATTTTTGCTTTACAGGGCGCAGGCATTATCTTTTATCCCTCTGCGATAGGCTCGGAGCCAGACCGTCCGGATTATTCTTCCGATGCTGCATGGCAAACCGTTATCCGTTCACACGGCATTACCAACGGCGTGTTTATTGCCGCCGTAAACCGCGTAGGAACCGAGGACGAGATGACGTTCTATGGCAAAAGTTTCGTCAGCGATCCCTTTGGCGACCTTCTGGCACAAGCCGGCTCCGATGAAACCATTCTCTACGCCGATTGTGCCTTGCAAAAAATACGGGAAGCCCGTGAACTCTTGCATTTTTTGCGAGACCGAAGAGTGGATACCTATCAACCACTTTTGAATAAATTAATGATTTAG
- a CDS encoding HD domain-containing protein, which yields MEAWEAQIRAFLERQPGSDAAHGLSHIQRVVKTAKVLAVTEGANLAVVTPAAWLHDCVHVEKTSPLRSQASRISAQKAEEFLKKIGYPTKHLADIRHAIEAHSFTANIPPETIEAKVVQDADRLDSIGAVGLARCLMLGGAWGKPLYSLQDPFCTQRPPDDATFTIDHFYTKLLLLPDKMQTETGRKEAKCRADFLRAFLTQLAMEV from the coding sequence ATGGAAGCATGGGAAGCCCAGATTAGGGCATTTTTAGAAAGACAACCCGGCAGTGATGCCGCACACGGGCTTTCACACATCCAGCGGGTGGTGAAAACAGCCAAAGTCTTGGCCGTTACCGAAGGCGCCAATTTGGCCGTAGTGACTCCCGCCGCTTGGCTCCACGACTGTGTACATGTCGAGAAAACAAGTCCGCTTCGTTCTCAAGCCTCCCGCATTTCTGCACAGAAAGCCGAGGAATTTCTAAAGAAAATTGGCTATCCCACCAAGCATCTCGCAGACATACGTCATGCCATAGAGGCGCATAGCTTCACGGCCAATATCCCCCCCGAAACCATCGAGGCCAAAGTGGTTCAAGATGCCGACCGCTTGGATTCCATCGGCGCGGTGGGACTGGCCCGCTGCCTCATGCTCGGTGGTGCTTGGGGCAAGCCGTTATACAGCCTCCAAGACCCCTTTTGCACGCAACGCCCGCCCGACGATGCCACGTTTACCATAGACCACTTTTACACCAAGTTGCTCTTATTGCCAGATAAAATGCAAACCGAAACGGGCCGAAAAGAAGCAAAATGCCGGGCCGATTTCCTGCGGGCTTTCTTGACACAATTGGCGATGGAAGTATAG
- a CDS encoding T9SS type A sorting domain-containing protein produces MSLAVLGSELYVGGEFSSAGGKISPRLALWHTRTSAAQSQETALPTQSRLSAAYPMPFSSEVRIPVTLTAPQRIQVMVYDLLGQQVRTLLQGHLEVGQTSVVWDGKNDAGNELPNGVYWVRLLTPTSSHTKQVIRIR; encoded by the coding sequence TTGTCTCTTGCCGTCCTCGGCAGCGAACTCTATGTGGGCGGCGAGTTCTCATCGGCTGGGGGCAAGATATCGCCGCGCTTGGCGCTCTGGCACACCCGTACATCTGCTGCACAATCGCAAGAGACCGCCCTTCCCACCCAATCCAGATTATCCGCTGCATATCCAATGCCTTTTTCTTCTGAGGTTCGGATTCCGGTCACGCTGACCGCTCCTCAGCGCATACAAGTAATGGTCTATGACCTATTGGGGCAGCAAGTACGTACACTCCTTCAGGGGCATCTGGAAGTTGGTCAAACGTCGGTTGTATGGGATGGGAAAAATGACGCAGGTAACGAATTGCCCAATGGAGTGTATTGGGTTCGGTTGCTAACCCCAACGTCCTCTCACACAAAGCAGGTCATACGAATACGGTAA
- the gcvP gene encoding aminomethyl-transferring glycine dehydrogenase, translating to MSIQLAPLDCFEPRHNASVADLAAMLEVVGAETLEDLIEQTVPESIRLPRPLALDPPMAESEVLAYLRKIASKNKIFKSYIGMGYSDTITPPVILRNIMENPGWYTQYTPYQAEIAQGRLEALLNFQTMVADLTGLPISNASLLDEATACAEAVSMAHGQQPKRQTVFVDAHCHPQNIAVIQTRALPLGFKVEVGDWQTFAFHDDVFGAVLQYPNTTGQVHDYRTFCERAKSAKATVIIAADLLGLTLLTPPGEFGADIVIGNTQRFGVPMGYGGPHAAFMAASEAFTRKMPGRIIGVSKDANGKTALRMALQTREQHIRRDKATSNICTAQVLLAVMAGMYAVYHGPTGLRKIATRIHDLTKILVEGLTDKGFNVLTTDFFDTIEVEMNHHDADLAVSRGLAKHLNVRTFPNGHLGISLDETTTAADVDALLEVFLHTNFQRTSALYAQDIESGYQGHMRRTSTYLTHPVFNLYQTEHEMLRYIHRLQSRDLSLTTSMIPLGSCTMKLNATTQMIPVTWSAFGGLHPFAPEDQVTGYKMIFEELSRWLAEITGFDGVSLQPNSGAQGEYAGLLTIRAWHQANNDHHRTVCLIPSSAHGTNPASAVMAGMKVVVVNCDDHGNIDVSDLRMKAEKHASNLAALMVTYPSTHGVFEEAIHEICEIIHQYGGQVYMDGANMNAQVGLTSPAAIGADVCHLNLHKTFAIPHGGGGPGMGPICVAKHLTPHLPGHPVVSLGLAQGPVSAAPFGSASVLLISWAYIALMGAEGLTNATKYAILNANYMAKRLEGHFPILYKGSNGRSAHEFMIDLRPLKKETGIDDQDVAKRLMDYGFHAPTMSFPVAGTIMIEPTESETKAELDRYCDALIAIRQEMEEVKNGLYPADNNVLKHAPHTAEVLLGEWERPYSREKAAYPLLGLRSHKFWPYVGRVDNAYGDRNLVCACPPIEEYV from the coding sequence ATGTCTATTCAACTCGCCCCTTTAGACTGTTTTGAACCCCGTCACAACGCTTCTGTTGCCGATTTGGCAGCCATGCTGGAAGTGGTGGGCGCAGAAACCTTAGAAGACCTGATAGAACAAACCGTCCCGGAATCCATTCGTCTGCCTCGACCCTTGGCTTTAGACCCGCCGATGGCCGAATCGGAAGTCTTGGCGTACCTGCGTAAGATTGCTTCCAAAAACAAAATATTCAAGTCCTACATCGGAATGGGTTATTCGGATACCATTACGCCCCCTGTGATTCTCCGGAACATCATGGAGAATCCCGGCTGGTACACCCAATACACCCCTTATCAGGCCGAAATTGCACAAGGCCGGTTGGAAGCCCTGCTGAACTTCCAGACAATGGTGGCGGATCTTACTGGACTGCCAATTTCCAATGCCTCCCTTTTAGACGAAGCCACCGCTTGTGCCGAGGCGGTTAGTATGGCACATGGCCAACAACCCAAACGGCAGACGGTTTTTGTGGATGCCCATTGCCATCCGCAAAACATCGCCGTTATCCAAACCCGTGCACTGCCCTTAGGATTTAAAGTAGAGGTGGGAGACTGGCAAACGTTTGCCTTCCATGACGATGTTTTTGGGGCGGTCTTGCAATACCCCAACACCACCGGACAGGTTCACGACTACCGTACCTTCTGCGAAAGGGCCAAGTCTGCCAAAGCAACCGTTATTATAGCAGCAGACCTCTTGGGCTTGACCTTGCTCACACCGCCCGGCGAGTTTGGGGCCGATATTGTCATCGGAAATACACAACGGTTTGGTGTTCCGATGGGCTATGGCGGACCACATGCCGCGTTTATGGCCGCCTCGGAAGCCTTTACACGCAAAATGCCCGGACGGATTATCGGGGTTTCTAAAGATGCCAATGGCAAAACGGCCCTTCGGATGGCACTCCAAACCCGTGAACAGCACATCCGCCGAGACAAAGCAACCTCAAATATCTGCACAGCACAAGTCCTTTTGGCGGTGATGGCGGGGATGTATGCCGTTTATCATGGCCCGACAGGCCTGCGAAAAATCGCTACACGCATTCATGACCTTACCAAAATTTTGGTAGAAGGACTTACGGACAAAGGCTTTAACGTCCTTACCACCGATTTCTTCGATACCATTGAGGTGGAAATGAACCATCACGACGCTGACCTTGCGGTTTCAAGAGGGTTGGCCAAGCACCTCAATGTGCGCACTTTTCCAAATGGCCATCTGGGGATTTCTTTAGACGAAACCACCACCGCTGCCGATGTGGATGCCCTTCTGGAAGTCTTTTTACATACCAATTTTCAGCGGACATCCGCCTTGTATGCACAGGATATAGAAAGCGGCTATCAAGGCCATATGCGCCGAACGTCAACCTATCTGACACATCCGGTCTTTAACCTGTATCAGACCGAGCACGAGATGCTCCGCTACATCCACCGCCTGCAATCGCGAGACCTCTCGCTCACCACCAGCATGATTCCACTGGGTTCCTGTACCATGAAGCTCAATGCGACCACACAGATGATTCCGGTAACGTGGTCTGCTTTTGGCGGCCTCCATCCCTTTGCGCCGGAAGACCAAGTGACGGGCTATAAGATGATTTTTGAGGAGCTTTCGCGCTGGCTTGCCGAGATTACGGGCTTTGATGGCGTTTCGCTCCAGCCCAATTCCGGCGCACAAGGTGAATATGCGGGCTTGCTAACGATTCGTGCATGGCATCAAGCCAATAACGACCACCACCGCACCGTATGCCTAATCCCTTCATCGGCACACGGCACCAATCCGGCCTCGGCGGTGATGGCTGGAATGAAGGTGGTGGTGGTAAATTGCGACGATCATGGCAATATAGATGTATCGGACCTTCGCATGAAAGCCGAAAAACACGCCTCCAATTTGGCCGCACTGATGGTGACGTACCCTTCTACGCATGGCGTTTTTGAGGAAGCCATCCACGAAATTTGCGAAATCATCCATCAATACGGCGGACAAGTCTATATGGACGGCGCCAATATGAATGCCCAAGTGGGCCTCACCTCTCCGGCAGCCATTGGCGCAGACGTCTGCCACCTGAATTTGCACAAAACCTTTGCCATTCCACACGGAGGAGGCGGGCCTGGCATGGGACCCATTTGCGTGGCCAAGCACCTGACGCCCCACCTACCCGGACACCCCGTGGTTTCCCTCGGTTTGGCACAAGGCCCCGTCTCGGCAGCCCCTTTCGGCTCGGCAAGTGTATTGCTCATTTCGTGGGCATACATCGCCTTAATGGGTGCAGAAGGGTTGACCAATGCCACCAAATATGCCATTTTGAATGCCAATTATATGGCCAAGCGCTTAGAAGGGCATTTTCCGATTTTATACAAAGGAAGCAATGGCCGATCGGCGCATGAGTTTATGATAGACCTTCGTCCATTGAAAAAAGAAACAGGGATTGATGACCAAGATGTGGCCAAACGCCTCATGGACTATGGTTTCCATGCGCCTACCATGAGTTTCCCGGTGGCAGGAACCATCATGATAGAGCCGACCGAATCTGAAACCAAAGCCGAATTAGACCGCTACTGTGATGCCCTGATCGCCATTCGTCAGGAAATGGAAGAAGTAAAAAACGGGCTTTATCCCGCTGATAACAACGTACTAAAACATGCTCCCCATACTGCCGAGGTATTGCTTGGGGAATGGGAACGCCCGTATTCCCGCGAGAAGGCCGCTTACCCATTACTCGGCCTCCGAAGCCACAAGTTCTGGCCATATGTAGGACGGGTGGACAATGCGTATGGCGACCGGAATTTGGTATGTGCCTGCCCGCCGATCGAAGAATATGTGTAA